From a region of the Lactuca sativa cultivar Salinas chromosome 4, Lsat_Salinas_v11, whole genome shotgun sequence genome:
- the LOC128133670 gene encoding uncharacterized mitochondrial protein AtMg00810-like, translating into MAERPLLTHDIEGESIDQTHYRSMIGSLMYLTASRPDVMFVVCQCARYQANPKLSHLLAVKRIFRYLKGCPKLGLWYPKNPEFDLYAFADNNYGGCELDRKSTSGGCQFLGDRLVSWQWKKQQTISTSTAEAEYVVASACCSQIKMEDMELAKVHKSAFFLEDSPAAHNDLKFVVDGLKKSCLVHALTTCPAIYQNLIKDFWRSAVVKKDNKGEKFIEATIEGKKVQV; encoded by the exons ATGGCAGAAAGACCTCTACTGACCCATGATATTGAAGGTGAATCCATAGATCAGACACAttatcgatcaatgatcggatcactCATGTATCTGACTGCCAGTCGCCCAGACGTAATGTTTGTAGTCTGTCAATGTGCTCgctaccaggctaatcctaaactctctcatttaCTTGCTGTTAAACGGATTTTTCGGTACCTCAAAGGTtgcccaaaactgggtctttggtatccgaaaaatccaGAATTTgacctttatgcttttgcagacaACAACTATGGCGGATGTGAGCTTGATAGAAAATCGACttcaggaggatgccaatttctgggcGATAGATTGGTTTCATGGCAGTGGAAGAAGCAACAGACCATTTCCACCTCAACGGCAGAAGCAGAGTATGTCGTTGCGTCTGCATGTTGTTCTCAa ATTAAGATGGAAGACATGGAACTTGCTAAGGTTCACAAATCTGCCTTTTTTCTTGAAGATTCTCCTGCCGCTCACAATGACTTAAAGTTCGTTGTTGATGGTTTGAAGAAGTCTTGCCTGGTCCATGCATTAACAACATGCCCTGCAATTTACCAGAATCTGATCAAGGACTTCTGGAGAAGCGCAGTTGTAAAGAAGGATAACAAGGGTGAAAAGTTCATTGAAGCGACAATTGAAGGAAAGAAAGTTCAAGTATAA